A segment of the Fibrobacter succinogenes subsp. succinogenes S85 genome:
ATGAACGGCGAAAGAATTTCGGCGGCGATTAAGGTAATCAATGCGCCGATGGGTTCGACTGCTCCGGAGAGCGCCCCAAGTGCGAATGCCTTTTTGCGCGTTGCGCCTTCGGCTTTTAGCGGGAGAGAAACGACTGCTCCTTCAGGGAAGTTTTGGATGGCGATACCGATGGAAAGCGCGAATGCTGCCGAGAGTGTGATGGCTACATTTCCAGAAAGCCAGCCTGCGAAAACGATGCCGACCGCCATGCCTTCGGGCAAGTTGTGGATTGTTACGGCGAGCGTGAGCATTGTGGTGCGTTTAAGTTTTGCTCTCGGTCCTTCAGGAGTTTTACTGCCTAAATGCAAATGCGGTGTGATTTTGTCTAAAATGTACAAGAACAAAATACCTGCCCAGAATCCTACTGCGGCGGGTGCAAAAGCTAATTTACCCAAATGTTCGCTTGCGTCGATAGCCGGGAGGAGTAGGCTCCAGACGGATGCCGCTACCATGACGCCAGCCGCAAATGCTAAAAGTCCGCGCTTGAGGTTCTGCTTCATTTGCCCGCGGATAAAGAATACGCAGGCTGCGCCGAGAACCGTCCCTAAAAATGGGATGGTGAGGCCTTGAATAATGGGTAAAATGGGTTGAGTCATGCGAAAAAAGATAGTATTAAAACTTGACAATTTCAAAAAACGCGCTGGAGTTTTGAAGGTCTAATTGGAGTAGCGTAAACGATTACATTTTTGTATCGTAGACACATGAATAAGTTAAAGTCTTTTGTTGTCGCGGCCTCTGCCGTATTGCTTTTTACAACTTCTGCAAATGCGTGCCTTGCCGCCTGCAAGGAAAAGAAGCGGGATGAAGCTTACAGTAAGCAACTCTCGGCAGCTACGTTGCAGACGATTATTGATAACGCTTTGCCGTTGAAAACGGTGGACCCAGAACTTGGCGAACCTTATCAGGTCTACCCGATTGACGTAAAACCGTATGATAAGGATTTTCATGCAACGTTAATTGAATATCCTTACGGAAGTTCTCCGCGTGCGGTGACGCATGAACCGAATCCGCGCGGAATTATCTTGTATGTGCATGGTTATAATGATTACTTCTTCCAGGAAGAACTTGCGGAAAAATCGGATTCTGCAGGCTTTGCGTTCTTTGCGATAGACTTGCATTACAATGGTCGTTCGTATAGTGAAGGCGAGCCGCGCTCGGATATGCGTAGCGTCAAGGAATACTATGCGGAGTTGGATGCTGCTGTGGCGCTCAGCAAGAAGATTGCTGCGAAGGGCTCGAATGTTAAATTGCCATTTGTCATTCTCGGTCATTCGCAGGGTGGGTTGATCACGCCGAATTACCTGAATGAACGTAATAGCGAAGATTTTGCAGCTCTCGTTTTGAACAGTCCGTTCCTGGATTATAAAAATAGTTGGTTTGTTCGCAATGTGGCTTTCCCTGTGTTCTCGGATATTGCGCTGTTGTTGCCTGATGCACCCGCTCCGAAACAGGAAGCCCCTAAGTACAACATATCTCTTTTGAAAAGTGAAAAGGGCGAGTGGGAATTCAATCGTGAATTGAAAAGCGATGAATGGCCACAACAGTATTTTGGATACCTCCGTGCGACAACTCGCGGCATCAAGTGGATCCATGCGGGAATGCAGATCAAGGCTCCGGTTCTCATGATGCGTAGCGGCTGCACGGTAAATACGGTCAAGTGGGATGACGACTACATGCGTTGCGACTGCATGCTTGATGTGAATCTCCTCGAAAAGTGGGCTCCGAAATTGGGTAGTGATGTCACGACCGTAACGATTGAGGATGGCATGCACGACTTGTTCCTTTCGCGCAAGGATGTCCGCGATAACGCTTATCGCACGATGTTTGAGTTCTTGGATGGCGCCATTTTGCGGAAGCAAATTGTCGTTGCGCAGAACTTTTAATTATTAGATTTTGTTTTAATCGGTTAGCGCACTTTCCTTGTCATGAGGGGAGTGCGTTTTTTAGGAGAAAATGATGAGTAAGAACATTTGGGATATCTTTGCGCCGGTTTATGAATTCGCGATGCGTTCGCAGAAGGATATTTATGATTTTATGTATGGGCGAATTGGCGAGGTCGCGCGGGGCAAGGATGTGCTTGAGCTTGCAACGGGTCCGGGAATGATTGCGCGACATATTGCACCGCTTGCGAATCACGTGGTGGCAACGGATTTTGCTCCGAAGATGATCGAGACGGCTCGCAAGGCGAAGAATCCGGAAAACGTGCGTTTTGAAGTTGCTGATGCGACTTCGTTACGGTTCATGGACAACGCTTTTGATGTGGTCGTGATTGCGAATGCTCTCCACATTATCCCGGAGCCATCAAAGGCGCTTGCGGAAATCCGCCGCGTCTTGAAAGATGACGGCGTGCTGATAGCTCCGAACTTTATATTCCCTGCTGATGGCAAAAGAAACTTGTGGCAAAAGCTTTTGAGTCTTGTCGGTGTCCGCTTTGCGCACGAATGGACGGAAAACGAATACAAGTCTTTTTTGAAAGGAAACGGCTGGACGATAACGGAAAATTGCGTTATTAAGGGGCGGATTGATTTAGCGTATGTGGAATGCAGGAAATAGAAAATCGCGTACTAAAAACGAAAATTGCCCCGGATTTCTCCGGGGCAATTTAGTAGGTGGTTATTGAATGAGTTCTAGTTCACTTCTTGGAGCTTGAGCATTTTGCCGAAGAGGCCGCCTTTCGCTTTGAGTTCTGCGGGGGAGCCGGTTTCGACAACTTGACCGTTTTGCAGGACCACAACCTTGTCTGCATTGGCGATGGTGCGCATGCGGTGGGCGATGATGATGACGGTCTTGTTCTGCACGAGTTTCGAAATGCTCTGCTGAATCTTGGATTCGTTTTCGACGTCGAGGCTTGCGGTGGCTTCGTCGAGGAGCACGATGGGGGCGTCCTTGAGGATGGCGCGGGCGATGGAGATTCGCTGGCGTTCGCCGCCGGAGAGTGTATCGCCGTTTTCACCGATGACTGTGTCGTAACCTTGCGGGAGCTTTTGGACAAAGTCATCGCAGTTTGCAAGTTTTGCGGCTCGCAGGATTTCTTCGTCGGTGGCGTCGCGCTTACCGATGCGAATGTTGTCGCGGATGGAAGTGTTGAACAGCACGACGTCTTGGAAGACGATGGAGAAGTTTTTGAGGAGCGTTTCGGGGTCAATTCTCGAAATGTCCTGGCCGCCGAGCGTGATGGTGCCGCCTTGAATGTCCCAGAAGCGAGCGGCGAGCTTTGCGGCTGTTGTCTTTCCGCTGCCAGACGGGCCAACGAGTGCGGTGATTTCGCCTTGCTTGGCGGTGAACGAAGCCTTCTTCAAAACTTGTTTTTCTTCGTTGTAGTAGAAATCGACGTTTTTGAATTCAATGTCGTAATCAGCGGGCTCAAACTTTGTGGAACCGCGCTGGACTTCCATATCGTCCATTTCCTTGAATCGCTTGAGACGAACATCCAAGAAGAATAGTTCCGTCATGTTGTTTAGAACGAGATAAATGGGGCTGTAAATCGTCGATGCGCAGACGATGTACACGAGGTAATCAAATACGCTTAATTTGTCTTGTGCAAGGAGGATAGAACCGAAAATGAGAACGGAAGCAAGGCCAAATTTCAGGAAAATTTGTGCACCGTTCAGGATGACTCCTGACATGAATTCGCCTTTAATCTGGGAATGTTCATAGAATTTGGAGTGATCATCCAATGCTTTGCAGACGCTTTCTTCTTCGCAGTAGGACTTGATTTCTTGAATGTTTTCAAGGCTTTCCTGAATGTCTTCGGTAATGACGCGGGCCGCATTGTAGGTATGCTTGAAGTTTTTGAACTGTAATTTGCGGGACAAGTAAATGAGCAAGCCTGCAAATGGTGCTACCCACAAAAGTGCAGCAGCCATCACCGGATTGTAAATGATGAGTGCGACTGCGCAGATAACGAGCATCGCGGCGACTGCGAAAATTTCAGGAACGGCGTGCGAGAAAATCATTTCAAGAGCGTTTACGTCGTTCATGATAGTCGATGTCAAGTCGGAAAGGTCTTTTTTGCCAAAGAAGGCGAGCGGGAGCTTGCGCAACTTTTCGGCAAGCGTGATGCGACGTTTTTTACATTCCGAATAGACGGATTCGTATGTGCTGTCGTAAGAGAGCGCATAGATGAAGTACATGACAAGGTAAATGACGACCGCAATTGCTATGTAAACCCAGAAATTATGCGGTTCTGCCGACGGATTTTGCATTTTCGCCATGAATTCCTTGAGGAACAGGAATACGAACGAAAGCGGGAGCATTAACGAAAGGTAATGCCACGTTGTCCAAAATACGCCTTTGATAAATGTTTTTGTACCTTCATCAGAGAGGACAAAACGATTTTTAATCCAGTTATACATTCTTGCCTCCGATAGTCCAGCTGACGGACTGCTGATAATCTTGCCACATCTTGGCGAATACGCCGCCCTTTTCAACGAGTTCCTTGTGCGTGCCGCGTTCCATGATGCGGCCGCCTTGTACGACGAGAATCTGGTCGGCGTTAACGATGCTTGTGAGTCTGTGTGCAATCATCAAGACTGTTTTGCCCTTCGAAAGCGTTTGCAGTGCTTGCTGGATAAGGCTTTCGTTTTCGGGGTCTGCAAATGCGGTCGCTTCGTCAAGAACGACGATCGGCGCGTTCTTGAGAATGGCGCGGGCAAGGACGATTCGCTGCTGTTCGCCACCGGAGAGGTATGTACCCTTGCTACCGATGACGGTGTTGATGCCTTCGGGCAGGCGGTCAATGATTTCGCGGCATTGGGCGAGATCAAGCGCCTTGTTGACGCTTTCAATGGATGCCTCAGGAGTTCCGTAACGGACGTTTTCCAAAATACTCTTCTTGAAGAGTCGAGTATTCTGGAAAACGAATGATGTGTTTTTCATGAGGACTTCTTGGGGTATTTCCTTGATGGGCGCGCCGCCGACTAAAATTTCACCATCGTTGGCGTCGAAGAATCTCGGGACGAGCTTTGCGATGGTGCTCTTGCCGCCGCCAGATGTACCAACGAGTGCGACTGTTTCGCCTTCCTTTATTTTGAATGAAATGTCATGAAGGACTTCATTTTCTGTGCCGGGGTAGGTGAACTTGACATTCTTGAATTCAATATCGAAATGCTTGACTTCTTGCGGGTTTGTCGGTGTAGCAAGTTCCGGGTAATCTGTCAACGATTCGATGCTGCCGATGGCAAGTTTTGCCTGGTTTACGGCCTGGCTCAAGTACATGCTGCGCATGACGCACTGCGAAAATACTGGGGTTACGAGAACATAGAGCATCAAATCGACGATTGTTGCGGCGATGTTGCCGGAACTCGTTGCGATGAGGAATGTTGTGGGGACGAGGATGAGGGCGACTCCGTTGATGAGCGTCGTGTAAGAACACATGATGAACTTCCAGCTGCTGGAATATGCAGTGACCATCTGATGGTAATCATCAATTGTCTTATAAAAATTCTTGAACGAGAAAATAGTTTGTTGGAAAACTTTAACAACGGGAATGCCGCGCACATATTCGACGGCTTCGGTGTTCATATCTTCGAGCGACTTCATGTATTTTTGCATAAAGTCCTTGCTCTTGTTCATCTTGGAGCCGAGCGTGATGATGGCGTAGGCAATTGGGACGAGGGAGGCGATGCCAAGACGCCAATCGAAAATGAACAACAATACGAGCGAGGCGATGGGAACGACGATGGTCCCTGCTAAATCCGGGAGTTCGTGCGCCATGAATGTATGTGTGACGGCTGCGTTGTCGTCAATGATTTTGCGGATGCGTCCGGTGGGATTCTTGTCGAAAAAGCCAAGCGGGAGCTTGAGCAATTTTTTCATGGTGATTCTGCGGATGTTGCCTTCGATGCGGAAGGCGACTAAGTGCGAACAGATGAGCGCTGAAAAATAGAGCACGATGCTTATGACGGAGAAAATGACGGCCATCAATGCGTAATGCTTGACCATGTCGTATGAAATATTACCTGTGTCAGCGAATAATTCACGGACGATGAGCCATACATATATAAAGGGAGCGATCCCTGCGATGGAACTCAATGATGAAAATAAAAGTGCAAACGGATATAAAATTTTTCGCGATTGCATATAAGGTGTTAGTCTTTTGAAAACACTCATAGTTACCTTCTGTTTGTTTTTCGCACCAATTTTAATTTATTGAGGTCTTGTTTTAAAGGTTATATTAGTCATATCTAACTTTTTGGATTGATTTGAGTCCATTTGGAGTTGAGGCGGTCTTTTGGGATTTCTAAAATGCGGGCGAAACTTGAAAGGTGTATAAACACTAGGAGTCATGTATGAACAAAAAACTTATTGCACTTACTTTTGCTGCAAGCCTTTTTGCCGCCTGCGGTAGCGATTCTTCGAGCAACGCAAGCTCTGATTCGGATGATTACAAACGCGAATTTGCAACTTCCATTTCGACCGGCGAAACAATGTTTATCGGCACGATGTCCCTCGATCACACGGATGATTTGGGCAAAGACTTTGTTGAAGTTGGTACGCGTGCAGGCGTTGTGTATTATGATAATGCCTTGTTCATCGCTGATTTGGATGTTGGTTCTATTTCCCGTTATAGCCTGACTGAAAACAACAAGCTTGGCAAGGTGACTGCAAAGCTCTCTCTCCCGGGAACTTGGGTGAACCACATTTATTTTGTCAACGATGAAAAGGCTTATTTGGGTGGTATGCTCGATTCCTTGATCATCATCAACCCGAAAACCATGAAGCAGACGGGTGCCATTGATCTTTCTAAGTACAAGGATAAGGACGCTCTCGTGGTGAGCCCGGGAACTGGCGTGATTGTTGACGGTCGCCTCTATGTAGGCCTCTTGCAGAACGTGAGCGATTATGCTACGGGTAACGAAGCTCAGGTCGCCATTATCGATGTCAAGAAGGACGAAGTCGTCGCTGTTGCTAAGGATGACCGCGTTGCTGCCGTGGGTTCCTTGGATGACTCCCAGAACCAGGCATTTACCGTTATTGATGGCTATATCTACTGCTACAGTAATGCTTCTTGGGGCTACGCTCCGGGCCAGGTTGATGGTTTCCTCCGTATCAAGGTGGGTGAAACCAAGTTTGACAAGGATTATGCCTGGTATATCACGAAGGATGTCGCTATTGATGGCATTACAAAGAAGGACAATTTCAAGTACCTCTCTCCGGCAACGTATCCGTCGGAAGATGGCTATGTCTATTCTTTTTTGAACGTGATGGTCGATTTGCAGCAGACTTGGACGGACATGGATAGCTATCACAATAACACTTGCAAGCCGGTGCAGGTTGACCTTGCCAACAAGAAAATCAAGGCTTTGCCGATTGGTTATTCTTCGAGCTGGGCTAGCTACGGTAAGTACGTTGAAGACGATGGCAACGTAATTTTTGCGGTCTCTACTGAAGAAGATGGCAATGCATACTTCCGCTATGATCCGAAGACGGATAAGGCTGAAAAGATTGCCAAGTCTGAACAGATCCCGATGTGGATCGTTCCGCTGAAGTAATAGATGCTTTGATAAAAGGTGACCCCGGAACAAGTCCGGGGTGACATTGTAAAAAAGTAGTTCTGGGTTTTATTGAAGATGAATATTCGTAAGTTTGCTACTGTTTTTGCCGCTTTTGCGGCATTTGCCGTTATTTCTGCTTATGCGCAGGATGACGAAGTTACTTCGTTCGAAGATTTTGATGAACCCGTCGCGGAAAGCAATGCGACTGATGCTTCCAATGGTGGCACTTCTGAAGTAAATGCTGCGGGCGGTTCCGCAAGTTCCGAAGATGTCACAAAGCTGGACTTGCTTTCGGTTGAAACGGAATCTGAAGCGGAGCAGGCTGCTATTGCAAAACAGGTTGAAACGGTTTCAACGATTGATGCCGCTGAATTGCAAAATACGAGCAAGAGCGTTTCTAAGGCGATTAATTCTGCGTCTGGCGTGAAAGTGCGCAAGTCTGGCGGAATGGGTAGCGAAGGCAAAATCAATATCCGCGGCATGGAAGGCAAGAACATCAAGGTGCTTGTCAACGGCGTTCCTGTCGAAACGCAGGGAAATTTGGGACTTGACGATATTCCTATCGACCAGATTGCAGATATCGAAGTTTATAAGGGCTATATCCCGGCGCGTTTTGCTACAGACGGTGCGGGCGGTGCTATTAACATTGTGACTAAAAAACGCCCGACAAATTCCGTGGATGCTTCTTATAGTTTTTCGAGTTTCAACACGCATAAAGCTTCCGTTGCCGCAAGCCATTTGATTGATAGTATTGCAGGGGCGGCAAGCCTTGAAATTGGCGTGTCGGGTTACTTTAACCATTCCGACAACGATTATGAGTTTACTTCGCCGTACATGAAAAGCTCTACAGGTGCGGATACGAGCGTTGTTCGCGATCACGACCATTATACCTCTTACAATGTGCAGGCTTTTGCAAATTTGATGAACGCCTGGTTTGACCAAATTTCGTTGGGTGCAGGCTTTGGCGCATTTGACAAGCAGATTCAGGGCATTGAAAATCGCATTAAGGAAGCTGCTTCTGAAGGCTATAATTTTGGCGTTTCGTTCGGACTGGACAAGAAGAATTTCTTTGCGAAAAACTTGAATTTCGGTGATAATTTTTCGTTTGGTTATGCCGAAAATAAAATCATCGATACGAGCCGAGTCCATTGTCGTAACTGGTTTAGCTGCGATACGGCGCAAAAGAATGTGGGCGAACTCGTGTCTATGGGGCTTCCGAGATTGCGCACGGTACAAGTGTATGATTTCAATAACTTGCTGAATTTTGATTACCAGTTTATTAAGGATCAAAAGATTTATTGGAATACACTCATCAAGTACCACAAGGAAAATCCTGAAGACGATTACGGTGCTAAAATGGCCCAGTTTAACACGGCGGGGCTTCCGGGAGAAGTTTTCTCGATAACGACGGGACTTTCTCTTGAAAAAAATTTCTTTGATTCGCGTCTCCAGAATCTTCTCGGTTTCAAGTTCCATTACATGAAGGCTGAAATTTCGAATATGCCGACGAGCCTTCTGATTGAACCTGCGGTGGAATCGAACGACTACCATGATTTTAGTTATGATGAAAGCTTGATGTTCAAGGTCGTAAAGCCGCTTTCTGTGAAGGCTTCGTATCAGCATGCTGTGCGCTTGCCGACTCCTGAAGAACTCTTTGGCGATGGCATTCGCGTGAGCGCGGCGACAAGCCTCAAGCCCGAACAGGCTGATAATTTCAATTTTGGAATTTCTGTAGACTTGCAGGAATTGCCGCTTGTGACAAGGCTCCGCTTTGATGGCGATGTGTTTTATTCGTACTACAAAGATAGAATCCATTACATGAGTTCGGCACAGATGTCTACGCCTTACTTTAACATGAATCCGATTCGTGCCTGGGGCTACGAAGGCGACGTAAAGTTGGATGTCAATGAATGGGTTTTGCTCGGGACGAACTGGACTTTCCAGGACTTGCGTAACATGAAATATACGGCAAAACAGGGCGTTCCCAAGAAGGCTATTGTGCCTAACATTCCGCGATTCTTTATGAACTATCTTGCGGAATTCCATATTGGCGATTTGTTTAGCAAAGAAGACTTCTTGAAAGTCTGGTGGTCTGCAAATTATACGGATGAATATTTCTACGGCTGGAAGATTAGCTCCCGCCAGAGCCGTAAAATTAAAGCTTCGTTCACGCAGGATGTGGGCGTAGAATATTCCATTTGGGATAATAAACTGGGCTGGAGCTTTGAAGTTGATAACATCACGGATAGCGAATCGTTCGATAAGTTTGGTGAAAGTAAACCGGGTAGAAGTTTTGCAACAAAGATTCGCTACAGTTTTAAATAGAAGGAGTTTGTAAGAATGTGTTTGTCTGAATTGCAGGAAAATCAAAAGGGTTTGATTCAAAAGATTAACGGGGATTCCCGCTTTATTTCTCGCGTGGTTTCGATGGGACTTCCGCCGAGCAGTCCGTTCTTGGTACTGCAAAATGATGGTCGCTCTCCGGTTCTTGTGTATTCGCACGATACGATGATTGCGATTAACCGCAAAGAATGCATGCAGATTGACGTGGAGATGGCATGAGAACGATTGCTTTGCTGGGACAGCCGAATTCCGGCAAGTCCACTCTTTTTAATGCATTGACGGGTTCGCATCAGCATGTCGGTAACTGGCCCGGAAAAACGGTGGAAAGGGCGGAAGGCTTTTTCACGCAAGGCGAAGAGCTTTATCGCGTTGTTGATTTGCCGGGTAGCTATGGGCTTACGGCAAACTCTGCCGAAGAAGTTGTGACGCGTACATACATTGAACACGGTTATGCCGACATTGTCTGCATTATCGTTGACGCTTCGCAGCTGGAACGCAGCCTTTACATGCTTGCGGATTTTGCGGGCATTGAACGGCCTGTAATGCTTGTGCTCAACATGATGGATGTTGCAGAACAGAAGGGCAAAAAGATTGACGTCCAGAAAATCGAAAAGCTTTTGAACATTCCGGTGCTTGGCTTTACGGCGGCAAATTTGGACGACTATCCGAAATTCTTTGAAACGCTGAATCGTGCGCTTGAAAAGAAGGCGACGATTTCGTCGGATAAAATT
Coding sequences within it:
- a CDS encoding ZIP family metal transporter: MTQPILPIIQGLTIPFLGTVLGAACVFFIRGQMKQNLKRGLLAFAAGVMVAASVWSLLLPAIDASEHLGKLAFAPAAVGFWAGILFLYILDKITPHLHLGSKTPEGPRAKLKRTTMLTLAVTIHNLPEGMAVGIVFAGWLSGNVAITLSAAFALSIGIAIQNFPEGAVVSLPLKAEGATRKKAFALGALSGAVEPIGALITLIAAEILSPFMPYLLSFAAGAMIYVVVEEMLPEVSEGDHFDAGTILFAVGFTLMMALDSAL
- a CDS encoding alpha/beta hydrolase; its protein translation is MNKLKSFVVAASAVLLFTTSANACLAACKEKKRDEAYSKQLSAATLQTIIDNALPLKTVDPELGEPYQVYPIDVKPYDKDFHATLIEYPYGSSPRAVTHEPNPRGIILYVHGYNDYFFQEELAEKSDSAGFAFFAIDLHYNGRSYSEGEPRSDMRSVKEYYAELDAAVALSKKIAAKGSNVKLPFVILGHSQGGLITPNYLNERNSEDFAALVLNSPFLDYKNSWFVRNVAFPVFSDIALLLPDAPAPKQEAPKYNISLLKSEKGEWEFNRELKSDEWPQQYFGYLRATTRGIKWIHAGMQIKAPVLMMRSGCTVNTVKWDDDYMRCDCMLDVNLLEKWAPKLGSDVTTVTIEDGMHDLFLSRKDVRDNAYRTMFEFLDGAILRKQIVVAQNF
- a CDS encoding class I SAM-dependent methyltransferase gives rise to the protein MSKNIWDIFAPVYEFAMRSQKDIYDFMYGRIGEVARGKDVLELATGPGMIARHIAPLANHVVATDFAPKMIETARKAKNPENVRFEVADATSLRFMDNAFDVVVIANALHIIPEPSKALAEIRRVLKDDGVLIAPNFIFPADGKRNLWQKLLSLVGVRFAHEWTENEYKSFLKGNGWTITENCVIKGRIDLAYVECRK
- a CDS encoding ABC transporter ATP-binding protein, with product MYNWIKNRFVLSDEGTKTFIKGVFWTTWHYLSLMLPLSFVFLFLKEFMAKMQNPSAEPHNFWVYIAIAVVIYLVMYFIYALSYDSTYESVYSECKKRRITLAEKLRKLPLAFFGKKDLSDLTSTIMNDVNALEMIFSHAVPEIFAVAAMLVICAVALIIYNPVMAAALLWVAPFAGLLIYLSRKLQFKNFKHTYNAARVITEDIQESLENIQEIKSYCEEESVCKALDDHSKFYEHSQIKGEFMSGVILNGAQIFLKFGLASVLIFGSILLAQDKLSVFDYLVYIVCASTIYSPIYLVLNNMTELFFLDVRLKRFKEMDDMEVQRGSTKFEPADYDIEFKNVDFYYNEEKQVLKKASFTAKQGEITALVGPSGSGKTTAAKLAARFWDIQGGTITLGGQDISRIDPETLLKNFSIVFQDVVLFNTSIRDNIRIGKRDATDEEILRAAKLANCDDFVQKLPQGYDTVIGENGDTLSGGERQRISIARAILKDAPIVLLDEATASLDVENESKIQQSISKLVQNKTVIIIAHRMRTIANADKVVVLQNGQVVETGSPAELKAKGGLFGKMLKLQEVN
- a CDS encoding ABC transporter ATP-binding protein, whose amino-acid sequence is MSVFKRLTPYMQSRKILYPFALLFSSLSSIAGIAPFIYVWLIVRELFADTGNISYDMVKHYALMAVIFSVISIVLYFSALICSHLVAFRIEGNIRRITMKKLLKLPLGFFDKNPTGRIRKIIDDNAAVTHTFMAHELPDLAGTIVVPIASLVLLFIFDWRLGIASLVPIAYAIITLGSKMNKSKDFMQKYMKSLEDMNTEAVEYVRGIPVVKVFQQTIFSFKNFYKTIDDYHQMVTAYSSSWKFIMCSYTTLINGVALILVPTTFLIATSSGNIAATIVDLMLYVLVTPVFSQCVMRSMYLSQAVNQAKLAIGSIESLTDYPELATPTNPQEVKHFDIEFKNVKFTYPGTENEVLHDISFKIKEGETVALVGTSGGGKSTIAKLVPRFFDANDGEILVGGAPIKEIPQEVLMKNTSFVFQNTRLFKKSILENVRYGTPEASIESVNKALDLAQCREIIDRLPEGINTVIGSKGTYLSGGEQQRIVLARAILKNAPIVVLDEATAFADPENESLIQQALQTLSKGKTVLMIAHRLTSIVNADQILVVQGGRIMERGTHKELVEKGGVFAKMWQDYQQSVSWTIGGKNV
- a CDS encoding TonB-dependent receptor, whose product is MNIRKFATVFAAFAAFAVISAYAQDDEVTSFEDFDEPVAESNATDASNGGTSEVNAAGGSASSEDVTKLDLLSVETESEAEQAAIAKQVETVSTIDAAELQNTSKSVSKAINSASGVKVRKSGGMGSEGKINIRGMEGKNIKVLVNGVPVETQGNLGLDDIPIDQIADIEVYKGYIPARFATDGAGGAINIVTKKRPTNSVDASYSFSSFNTHKASVAASHLIDSIAGAASLEIGVSGYFNHSDNDYEFTSPYMKSSTGADTSVVRDHDHYTSYNVQAFANLMNAWFDQISLGAGFGAFDKQIQGIENRIKEAASEGYNFGVSFGLDKKNFFAKNLNFGDNFSFGYAENKIIDTSRVHCRNWFSCDTAQKNVGELVSMGLPRLRTVQVYDFNNLLNFDYQFIKDQKIYWNTLIKYHKENPEDDYGAKMAQFNTAGLPGEVFSITTGLSLEKNFFDSRLQNLLGFKFHYMKAEISNMPTSLLIEPAVESNDYHDFSYDESLMFKVVKPLSVKASYQHAVRLPTPEELFGDGIRVSAATSLKPEQADNFNFGISVDLQELPLVTRLRFDGDVFYSYYKDRIHYMSSAQMSTPYFNMNPIRAWGYEGDVKLDVNEWVLLGTNWTFQDLRNMKYTAKQGVPKKAIVPNIPRFFMNYLAEFHIGDLFSKEDFLKVWWSANYTDEYFYGWKISSRQSRKIKASFTQDVGVEYSIWDNKLGWSFEVDNITDSESFDKFGESKPGRSFATKIRYSFK
- a CDS encoding FeoA family protein; its protein translation is MCLSELQENQKGLIQKINGDSRFISRVVSMGLPPSSPFLVLQNDGRSPVLVYSHDTMIAINRKECMQIDVEMA